Proteins from a genomic interval of Bradyrhizobium sp. CCGB01:
- a CDS encoding tripartite tricarboxylate transporter substrate binding protein — MPFFSRRQVVHALSGAAALAAVPRSGQAADYPSRPIRLVIPYGAGGSGDQIGRPWVDRMSSLLGPTFVEYIGGAGGAIGSATVAREEPDGYSLLLGNGSTQVIIPLTSANPGYSVGDFRAIYRLINSALVFAVHPAVPAVDLRELIAHAKANPGKLSYGTPGIATGNHLVGESFKQQAGALDIVHVPYRGIAQATNDLVSGQISLIIAVMSVQLQQLAQAGKIRLLAVTTERRLSGAPEIPTAVESGMPDLRYEGWFGLFAPKDTDDAVIDRIAQATHLAMADRALQASYRAQGMEPDSDSSPDKFQRIVDATTANLAPVIKSIGLSNL; from the coding sequence ATGCCTTTCTTCTCGCGGCGACAGGTCGTCCATGCGTTGTCGGGCGCGGCGGCGCTGGCGGCCGTTCCGCGCAGCGGACAAGCGGCCGATTATCCGTCTCGCCCGATTCGACTCGTGATTCCCTACGGAGCCGGCGGATCGGGCGATCAGATCGGACGCCCCTGGGTCGACAGGATGTCATCGCTGCTCGGACCGACTTTCGTCGAATATATCGGCGGTGCGGGCGGCGCGATCGGGAGCGCGACGGTCGCGCGCGAGGAGCCTGACGGCTATTCGCTGCTGCTCGGCAACGGCAGCACGCAGGTCATCATCCCCTTGACGTCGGCCAATCCCGGCTATTCCGTCGGCGATTTCCGCGCCATCTACCGCCTGATCAACAGCGCGCTGGTCTTCGCCGTCCATCCGGCGGTGCCGGCCGTAGACCTGCGCGAGCTGATCGCTCACGCAAAGGCCAATCCGGGAAAGCTGTCCTATGGGACCCCCGGCATCGCCACTGGAAACCATCTGGTCGGCGAATCCTTCAAGCAGCAGGCCGGCGCGCTGGACATCGTCCATGTTCCGTATCGGGGCATCGCGCAAGCGACCAACGACCTCGTCAGCGGCCAGATATCGCTGATCATTGCCGTCATGTCCGTTCAATTGCAGCAACTGGCTCAAGCCGGGAAAATCAGGCTGCTGGCGGTTACCACCGAACGGCGGCTGAGCGGGGCGCCGGAGATTCCGACCGCTGTCGAATCCGGCATGCCGGACCTGCGTTATGAGGGATGGTTCGGCCTGTTCGCACCCAAGGACACGGACGATGCGGTCATCGACCGGATCGCGCAGGCGACACATCTGGCCATGGCCGATCGGGCGCTTCAGGCAAGCTACCGCGCGCAGGGCATGGAACCGGACAGCGATTCGAGCCCGGACAAATTCCAGCGCATTGTCGATGCGACAACGGCGAACCTCGCGCCCGTGATCAAGTCGATCGG